A single genomic interval of Methylosinus sp. LW4 harbors:
- a CDS encoding multidrug efflux RND transporter permease subunit — translation MNPSKIFILRPVATTLLMAAILLAGLFAYRQLPLSALPAVDYPTIQVQTFYPGASPEVMTSAVTAPLERQFGQMPGLKQMTSASSAGASMITLQFDLTLSLDVAEQQVQAAINAGGNLLPQDLPAPPIYAKINPADAPIMTLAVTSKSLPLIEVEDFIETRLAQKLSQLPGVGLVAMGHGQRRAIRVSFNPTALAKYGLNIDDLRTVIANTNTNAPKGGFDGPKQSSTINANDQIDDPKQFSKTVIAYRNGNPVRLSDVAEVRNGPENDRIASWANSTPAIILDIRRQPGANVIEVVENVKAMLPQLRASLPAAIDISVLSDRTTTIRASVEDVEFELFLAVALVVLVIFAFLRNLPATLIPSLSVPLSLVGAFVAMYFFGFSLDNLSLMALTISTGFVVDDAIVVIENISRHIEAGVAPLEAALHGSAEIGFTIISLTVSLVAVLVPLLFMGDIVGRLFHEFAVTLAVTIVISAFVSLSLAPMLCAKLLRHRPDRQRGRFDRAAENAIDAMIRVYGRGLDIVLAHQPFMLAVTLATLALTFLLYVDIPKGFFPQQDTGAIQAISEGAQDISFAGMVEKQQALADAILRDPDVETVSSSVGVDGANTTLNAGRFSISLKPTPQRRSSVSEVIARLQAATSHIPGVQLYMQPVQDLTVDSTVSKAAYHFVLENADLASLREWTPKLVERLREAPELANVASDLQSRGKALDIVIDRATAARFGVTMAAIDNMLYDAFGQRIVSTIYTQSNQYRVILELDPKFHASDAALAGLYLPSSSSSSNGQVPLTAIMRLQERDGPLQITHLGQFPATTISFDLAPGVSLGSAVRAIEAAQAEIELPESFTLAMQGAAAAFTASSTNELLLILAAIATMYIVLGVLYESFVHPITILSTLPSASVGALLALMITGNDLDVMGVIGIILLIGIVKKNAIMMIDFALDAQRVDGLAPREAIYRACLLRFRPIMMTTLAAMLGAVPLMLGSGVGSELRQPLGVSIVGGLLVSQMLTLFSTPVVYLYFDRLASRLARPGGARERRRAEATE, via the coding sequence ATGAATCCATCCAAGATATTCATCCTGCGTCCGGTCGCAACGACCCTGCTGATGGCGGCCATCCTGCTCGCGGGATTGTTCGCCTATCGGCAATTGCCGCTCTCCGCTCTCCCGGCCGTCGATTATCCGACGATCCAGGTGCAGACATTCTATCCCGGCGCGAGCCCGGAGGTGATGACCTCCGCCGTGACCGCGCCGCTCGAGCGGCAGTTCGGCCAAATGCCCGGGCTGAAGCAGATGACCTCGGCGAGCTCCGCCGGCGCCTCGATGATCACCTTGCAGTTCGATCTCACATTGAGCCTCGACGTCGCCGAGCAGCAGGTGCAGGCGGCGATCAACGCCGGAGGCAATCTTCTGCCGCAAGATCTGCCGGCGCCGCCGATCTACGCCAAGATCAATCCGGCCGATGCGCCCATCATGACGCTCGCCGTCACATCGAAATCGCTGCCGCTGATCGAGGTGGAGGATTTTATCGAGACGAGGCTGGCGCAAAAGCTCTCGCAGCTGCCGGGCGTTGGGCTCGTGGCGATGGGCCATGGCCAGCGTCGCGCGATTCGCGTCAGCTTCAATCCGACCGCGCTCGCCAAATACGGGCTGAACATCGACGATCTGCGCACCGTCATCGCAAACACCAACACCAATGCGCCCAAGGGCGGCTTCGACGGGCCGAAGCAATCGTCGACGATCAACGCCAATGATCAGATCGACGATCCAAAGCAGTTCAGCAAGACGGTCATCGCCTATCGCAACGGCAATCCGGTTCGTCTCTCTGATGTCGCGGAGGTGCGCAATGGTCCAGAGAACGACCGCATCGCGTCCTGGGCCAATTCGACGCCGGCGATCATCCTCGACATTCGTCGTCAGCCTGGCGCCAATGTCATAGAGGTTGTCGAGAACGTGAAGGCCATGCTGCCGCAGCTGCGGGCGTCGCTTCCCGCGGCGATCGACATATCGGTGCTGAGCGACCGCACGACCACGATCCGCGCTTCTGTCGAGGATGTCGAATTCGAGCTCTTTCTCGCCGTCGCACTCGTCGTCCTGGTGATCTTCGCCTTTCTCCGCAATTTGCCGGCGACGCTCATTCCGAGCCTGTCGGTCCCCTTGTCGCTCGTCGGCGCTTTCGTCGCCATGTATTTCTTCGGCTTCAGCCTCGACAATCTCTCGCTCATGGCGCTCACCATATCGACCGGCTTCGTCGTGGACGACGCGATCGTCGTGATCGAGAACATCTCCCGCCACATAGAGGCGGGCGTCGCCCCGCTGGAGGCGGCGCTGCACGGATCGGCGGAGATCGGCTTCACCATCATCTCGCTCACCGTCTCGCTCGTCGCGGTGCTCGTGCCTCTGCTGTTCATGGGCGATATCGTCGGGCGGCTCTTTCATGAATTCGCCGTCACGCTGGCCGTGACCATCGTCATCTCCGCCTTCGTTTCTCTCTCGCTCGCGCCGATGCTCTGCGCCAAGCTTCTGCGTCATCGCCCCGACCGCCAGCGCGGACGCTTCGATCGCGCGGCGGAGAATGCGATCGACGCAATGATCCGTGTCTATGGACGCGGGCTCGACATCGTGCTCGCGCATCAGCCATTCATGCTCGCCGTGACGTTGGCCACGCTGGCGCTCACCTTCCTGCTCTATGTCGACATACCGAAGGGATTTTTTCCGCAGCAGGACACGGGCGCGATACAGGCGATCTCCGAAGGCGCGCAAGACATTTCCTTCGCCGGCATGGTCGAGAAGCAGCAGGCGCTCGCCGACGCGATCCTCCGCGATCCAGATGTGGAGACCGTCAGCTCCTCGGTCGGCGTCGATGGCGCGAACACGACGCTGAACGCCGGACGTTTTTCTATCTCGCTGAAGCCCACGCCGCAGCGCAGGTCGAGCGTGAGCGAGGTGATCGCGCGGCTCCAGGCTGCGACCTCCCATATTCCCGGCGTGCAGCTCTATATGCAGCCGGTTCAGGATTTGACCGTCGATTCGACTGTCAGCAAGGCCGCCTATCATTTCGTGCTGGAGAACGCCGATCTCGCTTCGCTGCGCGAGTGGACGCCCAAGCTCGTCGAGCGGCTGCGGGAGGCGCCCGAGCTCGCCAATGTCGCGAGCGATCTTCAGAGCCGCGGCAAGGCGCTCGACATTGTGATCGACCGCGCCACCGCTGCGCGATTCGGCGTCACCATGGCGGCGATCGACAATATGCTCTACGACGCGTTCGGCCAGCGCATAGTTTCGACGATCTACACGCAATCGAACCAATATCGCGTCATTCTCGAGCTCGACCCCAAATTTCACGCGTCGGATGCGGCGCTCGCGGGCCTCTATCTTCCGTCGTCGTCCTCCTCCTCGAACGGACAGGTTCCGCTCACCGCGATCATGCGTCTGCAGGAGCGCGACGGTCCGCTTCAGATCACTCATCTCGGGCAATTTCCGGCGACGACGATCTCTTTCGATCTCGCGCCGGGCGTCTCGCTCGGCTCCGCGGTGCGCGCGATCGAGGCGGCGCAGGCGGAGATCGAGCTGCCGGAGAGCTTCACTCTCGCCATGCAGGGCGCCGCGGCGGCTTTCACCGCCTCGTCGACCAATGAGCTGCTGCTGATCCTGGCCGCGATCGCGACAATGTATATCGTTCTCGGCGTTCTCTACGAGAGCTTCGTGCATCCGATCACAATTTTGTCGACGCTTCCCTCGGCCAGCGTGGGGGCGCTGCTCGCCTTGATGATCACTGGCAACGACCTCGACGTCATGGGCGTCATCGGCATTATTCTGCTCATCGGCATTGTGAAGAAGAATGCGATCATGATGATCGATTTTGCGCTCGATGCGCAGCGCGTCGACGGGCTGGCGCCGCGAGAGGCGATTTATCGTGCCTGCTTGCTCCGCTTCCGCCCGATCATGATGACGACGCTCGCGGCGATGCTCGGCGCCGTACCGCTCATGCTCGGCTCCGGCGTCGGCTCCGAGCTGCGGCAGCCGCTCGGAGTCTCGATCGTCGGCGGCCTTCTCGTCAGCCAAATGCTGACTCTGTTCTCGACTCCGGTCGTCTATCTCTATTTCGATCGGCTGGCGTCTCGTCTCGCGCGGCCCGGCGGAGCCCGGGAGCGGCGGCGGGCGGAGGCGACCGAATGA
- a CDS encoding efflux RND transporter periplasmic adaptor subunit yields MNELKMHENASPLEPDAASPGRRKTAILAGLAALCRSRIFYGAAALLVVAACYATYRVIGTKEPASPRAARRALAGPQPVAVADVARLDVKIVRHGLLGTVTPIANVSVKTQLSGYLLDIGFKEGQLVEKGDFLAQIDPRPYEASKAQYEGQLLRDQGLLDQARDDLRRYQSLKKLDSIARQQADNQNWVVKQYEGAVKADQALVDNQSLNLTYAHIVSPIRGRVGLRKIDAGSYVSTGDAIALVAQIDPISVIFGVPEDYIPEIASAQKKRGALEVTVFDRSDTRQIAVGRLQTLDNSIDPTTGMVSGRAEFVNADDKLYPNQFVNVHLLVDIHEKALVVPKTAIRSGASGLFVYKVTDQNRVVMQQITPSAGEHYDDFAGYNSGMVEIARGLTEGERVVTDGADRLRDGADVRIVAGGDGAGAPDATRRPRPEPTEAGAPSQEKRRDGSERARERRQQRPPSETQ; encoded by the coding sequence ATGAACGAGTTGAAAATGCACGAGAACGCCTCTCCCCTCGAGCCCGACGCGGCGTCGCCCGGTAGACGCAAGACTGCGATTCTCGCTGGCCTCGCCGCCTTGTGTCGCTCGCGGATCTTCTATGGCGCTGCGGCCTTGCTCGTCGTCGCGGCTTGCTACGCGACCTATCGCGTGATCGGGACGAAGGAGCCGGCGTCGCCACGGGCCGCGCGGCGCGCTCTCGCCGGACCGCAGCCGGTCGCAGTGGCGGATGTGGCGCGGCTCGATGTGAAGATCGTTCGCCACGGCCTTCTCGGAACCGTCACGCCGATCGCCAATGTCTCCGTCAAGACGCAGCTCAGCGGCTATCTCCTCGACATAGGCTTCAAGGAAGGCCAGCTCGTTGAAAAAGGCGATTTTCTCGCGCAGATCGATCCACGGCCCTATGAGGCGTCCAAGGCGCAATATGAGGGGCAGCTGCTCCGCGACCAGGGCCTTCTCGATCAGGCGCGCGACGATTTGCGCCGCTATCAATCGCTGAAGAAGCTCGATTCGATCGCGCGCCAGCAGGCGGACAACCAGAACTGGGTCGTCAAGCAATATGAAGGCGCCGTCAAGGCGGATCAGGCGCTGGTCGATAATCAGAGCCTGAATTTGACCTATGCGCACATCGTCTCGCCGATTCGCGGACGCGTCGGACTGAGGAAGATCGACGCGGGCAGCTATGTGTCGACGGGCGACGCCATCGCCCTCGTCGCGCAGATCGATCCGATCTCTGTGATCTTCGGCGTTCCCGAAGATTATATTCCCGAGATCGCGAGCGCGCAGAAGAAGCGCGGCGCGCTCGAGGTGACCGTCTTCGACCGCTCCGACACCAGGCAGATCGCTGTGGGGCGGCTGCAGACTCTGGACAACTCCATCGATCCGACGACCGGCATGGTCAGCGGCCGCGCCGAATTCGTCAACGCCGACGACAAGCTCTATCCCAATCAATTCGTCAATGTTCACTTGCTGGTCGATATTCACGAGAAGGCGCTGGTCGTTCCCAAGACGGCGATCCGATCGGGCGCCTCCGGCCTCTTCGTTTACAAGGTGACGGATCAAAATCGCGTCGTCATGCAGCAGATAACGCCGTCCGCCGGCGAGCATTACGACGACTTCGCCGGATACAACAGCGGAATGGTCGAGATCGCGCGCGGGCTGACCGAGGGCGAGCGCGTTGTCACTGACGGAGCGGATCGTCTGCGTGACGGCGCGGATGTCAGGATCGTCGCCGGCGGCGATGGCGCGGGCGCGCCGGATGCGACGCGGCGCCCGCGGCCCGAGCCGACCGAAGCGGGCGCGCCATCCCAAGAGAAGCGCCGTGACGGCTCTGAACGCGCGCGCGAACGCCGTCAGCAGCGGCCGCCTTCGGAAACGCAGTGA
- a CDS encoding efflux transporter outer membrane subunit, translating into MAQRLWRRLAGAGSAGALIASLAGCMAGPDYARPTDAVPAKFKESDHKSAAPGARERWKPISPLDVADRGEWWRVFADGELGKILAQVEISNQTVAAAAAAYDQSRQLVREGQAGLFPTVTTSYAPSRNRSVSSGSAAYASNVSVATNLDWEIDVWGRIRRTVEADAAAAQVSAADLANAKLSAQIQLAIAYFNLRTSDELLASIESTLVQFRRTRDILKNQYTIGTTSRADFVTADNQVLSTEATALNVGLQRAQYEHAIAVLIGRSPSELSIRKRRWASRTPPAVPAGLPSELLERRPDIAAAERQLQQQNALIGVAIANFYPRVSLSPALSFAAAKPWPVTAAHEAWSLAGSATQILFDGGLLDAQHKAAEASYRQAVATYRQTVLTAFQQVEDDVAAIRALSAQVKRLDRAVVEAREAVDVYFNQYRVGTVAFTSVVTAQATLLSSIESALTARQNLFVATVNLIGALGGGWDASRLPAIDALSAIEPPLPVPASALPAALEAAQ; encoded by the coding sequence ATGGCGCAGCGCCTATGGCGCCGGCTCGCGGGCGCGGGCTCGGCCGGAGCGCTGATCGCCTCGCTCGCGGGATGCATGGCGGGCCCGGATTATGCGCGACCGACGGACGCCGTTCCCGCCAAATTCAAAGAAAGCGATCATAAGAGCGCGGCCCCTGGCGCGCGTGAGCGTTGGAAGCCGATCTCGCCGCTCGACGTCGCCGATCGCGGCGAATGGTGGCGCGTCTTCGCGGACGGGGAGCTCGGCAAGATTCTCGCGCAGGTCGAAATCTCCAATCAGACGGTGGCGGCGGCCGCCGCCGCTTACGATCAGTCGCGTCAGCTCGTGCGAGAAGGCCAGGCGGGCCTGTTTCCGACAGTTACGACCAGCTACGCGCCATCGAGAAATCGATCCGTGTCGAGCGGCTCGGCGGCCTATGCGAGCAATGTGTCGGTGGCGACCAATCTCGATTGGGAGATCGACGTCTGGGGCCGCATACGCCGCACAGTGGAGGCCGACGCCGCCGCGGCGCAGGTCAGCGCCGCGGATCTCGCCAATGCCAAGCTCTCCGCGCAAATTCAGCTCGCCATCGCCTATTTCAACCTTCGGACTTCGGATGAGCTGCTGGCCTCGATCGAAAGCACGCTCGTTCAGTTTCGGCGAACGCGCGATATTTTGAAGAACCAATATACGATCGGCACCACCTCGCGCGCGGATTTCGTCACCGCCGACAATCAGGTGCTGTCGACCGAGGCGACCGCGCTCAATGTGGGATTGCAGCGCGCGCAATATGAGCATGCGATCGCGGTTCTGATCGGGCGCAGCCCGTCGGAGCTCTCGATTCGCAAGCGCCGCTGGGCGAGCCGGACGCCGCCCGCCGTTCCGGCGGGCCTGCCTTCGGAACTGCTGGAGCGCCGGCCCGACATCGCCGCGGCCGAGCGGCAGTTGCAGCAGCAGAATGCGTTGATCGGCGTCGCGATCGCCAATTTCTATCCGCGCGTCAGCCTGTCTCCGGCGCTGAGTTTCGCCGCCGCCAAGCCCTGGCCGGTGACGGCGGCGCATGAGGCCTGGTCGCTGGCCGGAAGCGCGACGCAGATTCTGTTCGACGGCGGCCTGCTCGATGCGCAGCACAAGGCGGCCGAGGCGTCCTACCGGCAAGCGGTCGCGACCTACCGACAGACCGTGCTCACGGCCTTTCAGCAGGTCGAGGACGATGTCGCGGCGATCCGCGCGCTCTCTGCGCAGGTCAAGCGCCTCGATCGGGCGGTCGTCGAGGCGCGGGAAGCGGTGGACGTCTATTTCAATCAATATCGGGTCGGCACGGTCGCCTTCACATCGGTCGTCACCGCGCAGGCGACTTTGCTCTCCAGCATCGAGTCGGCGTTGACGGCGCGACAGAATCTATTCGTCGCGACCGTCAATCTGATCGGGGCGCTCGGCGGCGGATGGGACGCCTCGCGCCTGCCCGCCATCGACGCGCTCTCCGCTATCGAGCCGCCGCTTCCGGTTCCCGCGAGCGCGCTTCCGGCCGCATTGGAGGCCGCGCAATGA
- a CDS encoding ATP-binding protein: MARLPGQRLEHSRLAPSPSAVRSLRRSRESFSARDRLSFEEIDVKSSLSLRLVVVLLSAQVIAFGAIPLFTFLISLSGVFWRKDEQSRGTGLGLSIVRELVDLHAGTILVTSTPGGGATFEVAFASVSNAKLS, encoded by the coding sequence GTGGCCCGTCTTCCAGGGCAACGCCTTGAACATTCTCGTCTCGCGCCTTCGCCGTCGGCTGTCCGATCATTGCGCCGGAGTCGAGAGTCATTCAGCGCGCGGGATCGGCTATCTTTTGAAGAAATCGACGTGAAAAGTTCGCTCTCGCTTCGGCTCGTCGTCGTTCTGCTGAGCGCGCAGGTGATCGCGTTCGGCGCCATCCCGCTTTTCACCTTTCTGATTTCCCTCTCCGGCGTCTTCTGGCGCAAGGACGAACAGTCCCGAGGAACCGGGCTGGGACTCTCGATCGTGCGAGAACTCGTCGACTTACATGCGGGAACGATTTTGGTGACGTCGACGCCCGGCGGCGGAGCGACCTTCGAAGTCGCGTTCGCAAGCGTTTCGAACGCGAAACTGTCGTAA